In a genomic window of Amblyomma americanum isolate KBUSLIRL-KWMA chromosome 4, ASM5285725v1, whole genome shotgun sequence:
- the LOC144129456 gene encoding uncharacterized protein LOC144129456, with protein MPIFVAFRLRRHCTIPRHVQWLVLTTSARSARQSLDWAEDFPRLSCNAAFAVWPSLAPCDVPWDPYGAVCEGRDSLLAMDECASRIHRWPSPQRTLRNASVRYDCALAGAEQRCEMPTAQALLEAMRFFGVRMRRVHPGRITNVGLPDARGLFSGTLGHLQRRHFDLHLSDVALELERFHALLFMEAAYVTSLDFVYAVPAAAAAPGLEELAAVLPVRLWLLAAAAALAVAAAAVLLRPAAVSTAYAVQQTICAAYAFIIASLTTSRKTGTLRVRTSVLTNDDGTLQYVYAPLIALQCLTF; from the exons ATGCCCATCTTCGTGGCATTTCGCTTACGGCGTCACTGCACAATTCCCAGGCACGTGCAGTGGCTCGTCCTGACGACGTCGGCCCGCAGTGCCCGGCAGTCGCTAGACTGGGCCGAGGACTTCCCGCGCCTGTCGTGCAACGCGGCGTTCGCAGTGTGGCCCTCGCTCGCCCCGTGCGACGTCCCCTGGGACCCCTACGGGGCTGTGTGCGAGGGGCGCGACTCGCTGCTGGCGATGGACGAATGTGCGTCGCGGATCCACCGCTGGCCTTCCCCACAGCGGACGCTGCGCAACGCCTCCGTCAG GTACGACTGCGCCCTGGCCGGCGCCGAGCAGCGCTGCGAAATGCCCACGGCGCAGGCGCTGCTGGAAGCGATGCGCTTCTTCggagtgcgcatgcgccgcgtgCACCCTGGCCGCATCACGAACGTTGGCCTGCCCGACGCCAGGGGACTGTTCTCGGGCACACTGGGCCACCTCCAACGCCG GCACTTCGACCTGCACCTGAGCGACGTGGCACTGGAGCTGGAGCGCTTCCACGCGCTGCTCTTCATGGAAGCAGCTTATGTGACCAGCCTGGACTTCGTGTATGCCGTGCCGGCCGCGGCCGCGGCGCCGGGCCTCGAGGAGCTGGCCGCCGTGCTTCCAGTGCGGCTGTGGCTTCTGGCTGCGGCCGCTGCGCTGGCCGTGGCGGCGGCCGCCGTGCTTCTGCGACCCGCAGCGGTAAGCACTGCCTACGCTGTTCAGCAGACTATATGCGCAGCATACGCCTTCATCATCGCCAGCCTAACTACCT CGCGGAAGACGGGGACTTTAAGGGTGCGCACCTCCGTGCTCACCAACGATGATGGCACACTTCAATACGTTTACGCTCCTCTGATCGCCCTCCAGTGCCTGACCTTCTGA